A single region of the Nicotiana sylvestris chromosome 6, ASM39365v2, whole genome shotgun sequence genome encodes:
- the LOC104230290 gene encoding F-box/kelch-repeat protein At1g51550, which yields MATTSSCSNPSINGSSPITRIAQDHLFSILLLLPLDSIFCFAMTCKKFRSLTYSDPFWESLCRRDWGQSSIDALRSFATDSNKQQQFPWKKLYQQIYQLDSVYCNRILTTHPQGGDEELLLPRPRASHSLNFVSGCLVLFGGGCEGGKHLDDTWVAYVGNDFRRILKWNKIESGIPSGRFGHSCVVIGDCLVLFGGINDHGARQNDTWVGQVAVHDTFVITLSWRLLDVGSIAPPPRGAHAACSIDKRRMLIQGGIGLNGLRLGDTWVLELSENLHLGVWQEIVTHPSPPSRSGHTLTHVGGNQTILFGGRGLGYEVLNDVWLFDTSEGHWRWVQLLFDLQNIPQGLALPRVGHSANLIIGGRLLIHGGEDSYRHRKDDFWVLDIGLVTSIMQSGTPADPERLKTKLWRRLKSKGDNPGGRSFHRACVDPSGRNFYIFGGMVDGLLQPAESSGLRFDGELFLVELAIQC from the exons ATGGCTACAACCAGCAGCTGCAGCAATCCTTCTATCAATGGATCATCTCCAATTACAAGAATAGCCCAAGACCATCTTTTCTCCATATTACTACTCTTACCTTTAGACTCAATCTTTTGCTTTGCTATGACTTGTAAGAAATTCAGGTCTCTCACTTACTCTGACCCTTTTTGGGAATCTCTTTGCCGTAGAGATTGGGGTCAATCATCCATTGATGCGCTCAGATCCTTTGCTACTGACAGTAATAAACAACAGCAATTTCCTTGGAAAAAGCTGTACCAGCAAATCTACCAATTGGACTCTGTTTACTGTAACAGAATCTTGACTACACATCCACAAGGAGGAGATGAAGAGCTGCTTCTTCCTCGGCCTAGAGCTTCTCATTCTCTCAATTTTGTTTCTGGTTGTTTAGTTCTCTTCGGTGGGGGTTGCGAGGGAG GAAAGCATCTGGATGATACATGGGTAGCATATGTTGGCAATGACTTCAGGAGAATATTGAAGTGGAACAAGATTGAATCAGGGATCCCAAGTGGCCGCTTTGGTCACTCATGTGTTGTGATTGGTGATTGTCTAGTCCTTTTTGGAGGAATAAATGATCATGGCGCCCGCCAAAATGATACGTGGGTCGGTCAAGTAGCGGTACATGATACATTTGTTATCACATTGTCCTGGAGGCTACTTGATGTTGGTTCCATTGCGCCTCCACCAAGAGGCGCTCATGCTGCATGTAGCATTGATAAAAGGAGGATGCTGATTCAAGGTGGGATTGGTTTGAATGGCTTGCGACTGGGAGATACGTGGGTATTAGAACTGTCTGAGAATCTTCATCTTGGAGTTTGGCAAGAAATTGTGACTCATCCGTCTCCTCCATCTCGCTCTGGGCATACATTGACCCATGTTGGAGGAAACCAAACAATTTTGTTTGGAGGGAGGGGTTTGGGCTACGAGGTGCTTAATGATGTATGGCTTTTCGATACATCTGAAGGTCACTGGAGATGGGTACAGTTACTATTTGACTTGCAAAATATACCCCAGGGGTTGGCCTTGCCAAGAGTTGGTCACTCGGCCAATCTCATCATAGGTGGCCGACTGCTAATCCACGGAGGAGAAGATTCCTACAGACACAGAAAAGATGACTTTTGGGTGTTGGATATCGGCTTAGTGACATCCATCATGCAGTCTGGGACTCCTGCAGATCCAGAGCGATTAAAGACTAAATTGTGGAGACGGCTCAAGTCCAAAGGTGATAACCCTGGTGGCAGATCATTTCACCGAGCTTGTGTGGATCCTTCAGGCCGTAACTTCTATATCTTTGGTGGTATGGTAGATGGTTTGCTTCAGCCTGCCGAATCCTCTGGATTGAGATTTGATGGAGAGTTGTTTCTTGTGGAGCTTGCGATTCAGTGTTAG